The following proteins are encoded in a genomic region of Coffea eugenioides isolate CCC68of chromosome 6, Ceug_1.0, whole genome shotgun sequence:
- the LOC113774297 gene encoding aspartyl protease UND-like: MVHYNSVESPYFDPNAANRDLEISLARLDHLRGHVEGDFNDSKVRTEIISRPLIPVFLVYLQVGEPPQEQAVAMDTGSSLFWVHCVPNHGEVHPIYKIYNPANSKSYAEELICSQYCDEAAFVNCVQLANRCYYYTKYLAGDTRGFLGRDSIVFKPFYDNQSTIDNGVFGCARKSSDFLGKYNGVLGLGTFKVSLVSQVGARKLGPRKFSYCIGNLSDPFYKDNVLFIGENIKFDGQTAPLYLEGGHYAVNLEGISFGGRLLDIDKKLLWRSDATHTGGAIIDSGSSVSFLQSIAYYKLEETILDFIGDKMERSDDISSEGVLRLCFKGNLYRDFQDFPLVTFHFENEATLNLGVESLFTLLQPNLTCLNVVDAYLKDLDHSLLGVRLQQYHYVSFDVQNKQVGFRRMDCRALRHICLICGGEEISLRKDEMLM, encoded by the coding sequence ATGGTTCATTACAATTCTGTTGAGTCTCCCTATTTCGATCCAAATGCCGCCAACAGGGACTTGGAAATCTCATTAGCACGTTTGGATCATTTGAGAGGGCACGTGGAGGGAGATTTTAATGATAGTAAAGTTCGAACCGAGATAATCTCACGTCCACTTATACCTGTGTTTCTAGTGTATTTGCAGGTGGGTGAACCGCCCCAGGAACAAGCTGTTGCTATGGACACTGGCAGCTCATTGTTTTGGGTCCACTGCGTACCAAATCATGGGGAGGTTCACCCTATATACAAAATATATAATCCTGCAAATTCTAAAAGTTATGCAGAGGAGTTAATTTGTAGCCAGTACTGTGATGAGGCTGCTTTTGTTAACTGCGTTCAACTTGCCAATCGTTGCTATTATTATACGAAATACTTGGCAGGTGATACTAGAGGGTTCTTGGGACGCGATAGCATAGTTTTCAAGCCATTTTACGATAACCAATCCACCATTGATAATGGTGTATTTGGATGCGCCCGCAAATCTTCAGATTTTCTAGGTAAATACAATGGAGTTCTAGGACTTGGTACGTTTAAAGTTTCATTAGTTTCACAAGTGGGTGCCAGGAAACTAGGtcctagaaaattttcctattgTATCGGAAATTTGAGTGATCCATTTTACAAGGATAATGTATTATTCATTGGAGAAAACATTAAGTTTGATGGCCAAACAGCACCTCTTTACCTTGAGGGAGGCCATTATGCTGTAAACCTAGAAGGCATTAGTTTTGGAGGGAGATTACTTGATATTGACAAGAAACTATTATGGAGAAGTGATGCGACTCACACAGGTGGTGCAATTATTGATTCAGGTTCAAGCGTGAGTTTTCTTCAATCGATAGCTTACTATAAACTTGAAGAAACAATTCTTGATTTCATAGGAGACAAGATGGAGAGATCAGACGACATCTCCTCGGAAGGTGTTCTGAGGCTTTGCTTTAAGGGAAATTTGTATAGGGACTTCCAGGATTTTCCCTTGGTTACTTTCCATTTTGAGAATGAGGCTACATTGAATCTAGGTGTTGAAAGCCTTTTCACGCTTCTACAACCAAATTTAACATGTTTGAATGTGGTGGATGCTTATCTGAAGGATCTTGATCACAGCCTTCTTGGTGTTCGTCTCCAACAATATCATTATGTGTCATTTGATGTTCAGAACAAACAAGTTGGTTTTAGGAGGATGGATTGTAGAGCTTTGAGGCATATTTGCCTGATATGTGGGGGTGAGGAAATTTCTTTGCGGAAGGATGAAATGCTTATGTGA